Genomic window (Candidatus Eisenbacteria bacterium):
CGGTCTCATCCGTCACCATCTCCCGCAGGGCATCGATGTCGAGCCGGCCGTCCGCGCGGGACTTGAGCTCGAGGGTCTCGTACCCGACCATCCGCGCGGTGGCGGGGTTCGTTCCGTGCGCCGAGTCGGGGATGATCACCGTCCGCTTCCTGTTGCCTCTAGCGTCGTGGTAGGCCCGCGCGAGACGGATCCCGAGCATCTCCCCCTGGGCCCCGGCGGCCGGATGCAGGCTCACGGTGTCCATCCCGACGATCTCCGCGAGCTCCACGGTGAAGCGATGCAGGAGCGAGAGCAGCCCCTGGCAGAGGCCGACCGGCGCCATGGGGTGCAGGCCGGCGAGTCCCGGGATCCTCGCCAGATCTTCGTTGACCTTCGGGTTGTACTTCATTGTGCAGGAGCCGAGCGGGTAGGCGGCCTTGTCGACGTGATGATTGAGGACCGAGAGGCGAATGTAATGCCGGACGATTTCCGGCTCGGCGACCTCCGGCAGCCGGGGCGGCCTGGCGCGCGCCATCGGCCCGGGAATGAGCGCCTCGATCGGTTCCTCGGGCACGTCGCATGCGGGGAGCCTGTAGCCGCGATGGCCTGGGACGCTGCGATCGTAGATCAGGCGGAAGTCCCGAGGGTTCCTCATGCGAGACTCCTCTCAAGCGCCGAGGCGAAGAGGTCCATCTCCTGCCGGGTCCTCTTCTCCGTCACCGCGACGAGGAGCCTGTTCGAGCCGCCTGGAACGAGTCGCCCGAGGTCGATTCCGGCGAGGATCCGCGCGTCGCGATAGATCGCGTCAATGACCTCCCCCGCTGGTCTCGGGAGCGTCAGCGCGAACTCGCGGAAGAAGGGGCCACCCGGGCTTCTTTTCACCCCCGGGATCGCGGCGAGCGCCCTCTCGAGGTAGTGGGCTTTCTGCAGGCTCAGGCTCGCCATCTCCTTGAGACCGGCCGGGCCGAGCATGGCGAGGGTGATCGTGAAAGCCAGGGCCACCAGGTTGTTGTTGGTGCAGATGTTCGAGGTGGCCTTCTCGCGGCGGATGTGCTGCTCTCTCGTCTGCAGCGTGAGGACGAATCCCCTGCGGCCGTCGCGATCCACGGTCTCGGCCACGAGCCGTCCGGGGAGCCGCCTGATCAGGGCCCTCGTGCAGGCGAAGAGGCCGCAGGCCGGTCCCCCGTATGAGGGTGGAGAGCCCAGGGACTGTCCCTCCCCGACGACGATGTCGGCGCCCAGCTCGCCGGGCGGCGCAAGGAGCGCAAGGGCCACCGGGTCCGCCTCGACGATGAGCAAAGCCCCCTTCGCGTGGACCGCCTCAGCCAGAGGCCCGATCGACTCGATCGAACCGAAGAA
Coding sequences:
- a CDS encoding aminomethyl-transferring glycine dehydrogenase subunit GcvPA, translating into MPYTGYGSQEEKELLRSIGVERFEDLVTALPESLRLKGPVDVPPGQTELELRRLFNEAALANYDPNLTPSFLGGGLYDHDIPAVVQHMQLRSEFYTAYTPYQPEVAQGTLMTIFEFQSMVCDLTGLDVANASMYDAGSAAAEAALLAAAATGRDRILVAGTLHPHHREILKTYGLPPGLRFVDVGGEEPLRPADLAPHIDGETAALVLQQPNFFGSIESIGPLAEAVHAKGALLIVEADPVALALLAPPGELGADIVVGEGQSLGSPPSYGGPACGLFACTRALIRRLPGRLVAETVDRDGRRGFVLTLQTREQHIRREKATSNICTNNNLVALAFTITLAMLGPAGLKEMASLSLQKAHYLERALAAIPGVKRSPGGPFFREFALTLPRPAGEVIDAIYRDARILAGIDLGRLVPGGSNRLLVAVTEKRTRQEMDLFASALERSLA
- a CDS encoding aminomethyl-transferring glycine dehydrogenase subunit GcvPB (acts in conjunction with GvcH to form H-protein-S-aminomethyldihydrolipoyllysine from glycine; forms a heterodimer with subunit 1 to form the P protein); amino-acid sequence: MRNPRDFRLIYDRSVPGHRGYRLPACDVPEEPIEALIPGPMARARPPRLPEVAEPEIVRHYIRLSVLNHHVDKAAYPLGSCTMKYNPKVNEDLARIPGLAGLHPMAPVGLCQGLLSLLHRFTVELAEIVGMDTVSLHPAAGAQGEMLGIRLARAYHDARGNRKRTVIIPDSAHGTNPATARMVGYETLELKSRADGRLDIDALREMVTDET